A stretch of the Diorhabda sublineata isolate icDioSubl1.1 chromosome 11, icDioSubl1.1, whole genome shotgun sequence genome encodes the following:
- the LOC130450136 gene encoding protein FRA10AC1 homolog codes for MSSLRNQMRYLNPYDIHKMIINDYILKRPGDTSLLKRDTSKDRNDYHVIVQNHKFLWEEDDSADTWEQQFAKRYYNKLFKEYCIGDLSKYKENKIALRWRIEKEVVTGKGQFICGNKQCNEESDLRTWEVNFGYVEHGEKKNALVKIRLCIDCSKKLNYHSKKKEIKRLKKKKSNCKKKDHFQEPSCSTVISVPEEIEEQNVEEKVSETDKESPWENHKPVEQKSRDEEMEEYLQDLLL; via the exons atgagtaGTTTACGAAATCAAATGCGGTATTTAAATCCATACGATATACATAAGATGATAATAAACGATTATATTCTGAAAAGACCGGGAGATACTAGTCTTTTAAAACGAGATACTTCCAAAGATAGAAATGATTATCACGTTATAGttcaaaatcataaatttttatggGAGGAAGACGATTCGGCGGATACATGGGAACAACAATTTGCAAAACGTTATTACAATAAACTTTTCAAGGAATATTGCATCGGAGATCTtagtaaatataaagaaaataag ATCGCTCTTCGATGGAGAATTGAGAAAGAAGTGGTTACAGGAAAAGGTCAATTCATTTGTGGTAATAAACAATGTAATGAAGAATCTGATTTACGTACCTGGGAAGTGAATTTTGGTTATGTAGAACATGGTGAAAAGAAAAATGCGTTAGTTAAAATAA GACTTTGTATAGAttgttctaaaaaattaaattatcatagcaaaaagaaagaaataaaaagattaaaaaagaaaaaatcgaattgtAAGAAAAAAGATCATTTTCAAGAACCCAGTTGCTCTACTGTTATTTCGGTACCTGAAGAAATTGAAGAACAAAACGTAGAAGAAAAAGTATCTGAAACAGATAAGGAATCACCATGGGAGAATCACAAACCCGTAGAACAAAAATCCCGAGATGAAGAAATGGAAGAATATTTGcaagatttattattataa
- the LOC130450147 gene encoding 60S ribosomal export protein NMD3 — protein sequence MEYIKEPLPNEPLKPTILCCECGIAIEPNPANMCVGCLRSQVDITEGIPKQATLHFCRGCERYFQPPAEWINCALESRELLSLCLKKLKGLNRVKLVDASFVWTEPHSKRIKVKLTVHGEVAGGAILQQVFVVEYTVSHQMCDDCHRSEAQDFWRASVQVRQKSENKKTFYYLEQLILKHKAHENTLGIKPVHGGLDFFYTTESHARKMVDFLAAVLPCKFQHSKKLISHDIHSNVYNYKFTYSVDIVPVSKDSVICLPKKLTQQLGGISPICLIYRVTNSIHLIDPSTAQIAEVNATTFYRNPFGAICNPKQLVEYIVMDIEPIKDKDRKIFPGQGAISYRHVLADIWVVKASELGINDNNIHTRTHLGHILKPGDSVLGYNLEDSNINDSNFDKLERTSIPDVLLVKKLYGDRSFRRRQRIWKLKRLAEGDTAFNPDANDYHEFLDDLEEDPDLRQNINIFKDKSKLIPVDVFDNEGDAPRVTLAEMLDDLVIDDVEMEEVD from the exons ATGGAGTATATTAAAGAACCCTTGCCGAATGAACCATTAAAACCGACAAT ATTATGTTGCGAGTGTGGTATAGCTATCGAACCAAATCCTGCTAATATGTGCGTCGGTTGTCTACGTTCGCAGGTAGATATAACGGAAGGTATACCTAAACAGGCTACTTTGCATTTTTGTCGTGGATGTGAAAGATATTTTCAACCGCCAGCCGAATGGATAAATTGCGCTTTAGAATCCAGAGAATTACTCTCGTTATGTTTGAAGAAACTTAAAGGTTTAAATAGAGTTAAGCTTGTAGACGCCTCTTTCGTTTGGACTGAACCTCATTCCAAAAGAATTAAGGTAAAATTAACTGTACATGGGGAAGTGGCTGGAGGTGCTATATTACAGCAGGTATTTGTTGTGGAATATACTGTTTCGCATCAGATGTGTGATGATTGTCATCGGTCGGAAGCACAGGACTTTTGGAGGGCTTCAGTACAAGTTAGACAAAAATCAGAAAACAAAAAGACGTTTTATTACCTCGAACAACTTATTTTAAAGCACAAAGCTCACGAGAATACGTTAGGTATAAAACCTGTTCATG GTggtttggattttttttatactactGAGAGCCACGCTAGGAAAATGGTGGACTTTTTAGCCGCAGTTCTTCCTtgcaaatttcaacattccaaaaaattaatttcccaCGATATCCACAGCAATGTCTATAATTACAAATTCACATATTCAGTGGATATTGTACCGGTATCCAAAGATAGTGTAATTTgtcttccaaaaaaattaaccCAACAATTAGGAGGAATTTCTCCTATATGTTTAATTTACAGAGTTACAAATTCTATACATCTCATAGATCCTTCGACAGCTCAAA TCGCAGAAGTTAATGCCACCACGTTTTATCGCAACCCTTTCGGTGCTATTTGTAATCCTAAACAGCTAGTAGAATATATTGTAATGGATATTGAACCGATTAAAGataaagatagaaaaatatttcccgGACAAGGTGCTATATCATACAGACACGTTCTTGCCGATATTTGGGTAGTAAAAGCGTCTGAATTGGGTATTAATGACAATAATATCCATACTAGAACTCACCTGGGACACATATTAAAACCTGGAGATTCTGTTTTAGG aTATAATTTAGAAGATAGCAATATAAATGACAGCAATTTTGATAAACTCGAAAGAACGTCCATTCCGGATGTTCTTTTAGTGAAAAAACTGTATGGAGACAGATCTTTTAGAAGGAGACAAAGAATTTGGAAACTAAAGAGACTTGCTGAAGGAGATACCGCATTTAATCCTGATGCCAA TGATTACCACGAATTTTTGGACGACCTTGAAGAAGATCCTGATTTAAGACagaatattaatatattcaagGATAAATCTAAACTTATACCTGTGGATGTTTTTGATAACGAAGGCGATGCTCCTCGTGTTACTTTGGCGGAAATGTTGGATGATTTGGTCATAGATGACGTTGAAATGGAGGAAgttgattaa